gtaaaaaatcaaactttacCTACTAAACATGTTATTTATCCACCTTTCAGGATTTATTATGAGTTGATGATagacaagaaaaaaagtgagcagcaaattaaaaaaaaaaaaaaaaaaacaactatgaTAAGAGTGTAATTAGGAGTCACTTTTTTAGTATggtataaatagtaaaaatttagTTAGATTTTGTCAAGTTTAAATATATCTCCAGAAAACATGTATAAGAAGGCACCAAGAATAGAAGATCAATACTTcatttaacttatatattttccataaaaaagagtcaacaaaacaaaaggaaGACGTGTCCGATTATACATGggagactttttttttttttgaattttaaatttcaaatattttctctttttctattcaaattttaaGCCAAAGAGATTGTATTCTAAATCTCTCATTGTATGTAATAGAGGAACATTTAGATATAATTTAGGAGAAGAATGTTGGACTCATAAACCATACATAACCATCTCCACTTTTTGTaaatatcttttgaaatatgagtttgtaagaaaaatacGTGTTTAGATTATTATCTACTTTGAATTGTGTCTTTGACTCTTGAACACAAGTAATGACTTTTTCTTGAACATTTATCGAGGAAAACGATTTCTTCATCTTTGaagaagtttttcttttgttcctaCAAGAGTCaaacctatttttcttttctttatattcgtaattatcttttttaattattcacaTTCTTTTCCCtcgagaatttactttgatattatcaatttttgtcTAGCtgaattgtttatttaatcCGTATTCATCTCTCATAAACAAATATTCACACTTATGTTGTTTTCCTTTAGGGGAATGttatcaaaagtgatcttgCAAATTTCCTAACGTCGTCATCCATTGCTTCatcaaaacttatttttgtGCATTAAAATTTACTAAGTTAACATTGAAATCCTCCTTAGCTAACAAAAACTTGGTCTTGGTAAACGCAGAAGAGCATAAtcttatatattacttttatacttGAACCATCTCAAATTAGGAATTTATGGTAATTTAATTTGAGAGATTCAAATTTCCAACAATCAATTTTAGAATTATCCTTAAAACCATTCGGATCTCTTTCTCGTAATCACTTTTCCATCTCAGTAAttaataaggataatgatatttagacaacatttttttgacaatatttgaacattgattacgtattgacacgtaatcaatgttcaaatattgtcaaaaaaatgttgtctaaatatcattatccagtTAATAATTACCCACTTAAACGTACTAcataaaatacaatgatgcaatatatacataattatagCTAGTGTTCAGGCGCAGCCCAACAAAGAATGGGTAATGCAAATAGCAGAAGAATGCACAGTACATATGATGATCCGATGTTAGGCATTTTTTTGGCTTATAGATTGATGGTTATAGAAAATATAGTTCAACTTGTATTATCCATCATCTGAAATTCAACCACTAATTTACTTAGGTACATAATTAAGGTTATTGATGATGATCTGAACACATTTTAAAACGGATTACAAGTAACAAATAACACTAAGAACAATCATATGTCAGCCTATCAGACAAACTGAGGGTAATTCTAAGAAGACGATGCTACATAAATATGATCTCATGGTCAATTTTTGGATAGGGCCGCTTCAAGCTTTTCTTTCAACTGTATGGCAGCAGCCTCCCCTCCCTCAGTTCTTATGGAGAATGTATGAATGATTTTATCATCTGTAGTAGAAACATTGGTGTCTTGAGCCACAATTTGATGCTCCCTGAAAGTTTTAACTACATCAGAAACAGGGTGAGTATCTAAAGGGCATCTCACTGTCACAACTGTGTCATCCTCTCTTTCCTGAAAATCCATATCTGGCAAGGATAACCTCTGGTCCTTGTTGTTAATCATGTTCTTCTCAGCTTCCAACACTTTGATCTTCATCTGGAGATCAGTGATGAAGGTAATGGCATCACCAAGCAAAGATGCCTTGTCCATTTTAGATATATTGGGGACAACAGCTCTTAAGGCATAAAACCTCTGGTTAAGCTTCTCACGTCTCTGTCTCTCTGCTTCAACATGATTCAGTGGTTCCTCTCTCCCATTGGCAGGTTTTCTACCTCTTTTTCTGGGCTTCCTCTCATCTGCATGAATTGAGGACGTGTCTTCATTACCGAGATCTAGACAAGGAACCCTTGCTTGGGCATTAAAATTTCCACCCATCATTTGATTCAATTGAGGGAACATCTTCCCTTCACTACTGTCCCCCAAAGTTCCATTGGATGAATTTCCATACGCATGGTTCAACCCCAGTCCTTGAACTTCAAAAGAGTCAGAAGTAAAACCAGGATCATCTTCCACCTTTGGGGAGAAACTAATGGTTATAGACTGAGATTTTGTATCCCCCAGGCTTAATTCGTGCCCAAAAATCTTCGGAAACACCTTAGTCTGCCCGGGACTGGATTCCCCAAATGCTGTCTTCACCATCTCCACAAAACCCTGTTCTTCAGACACCACTTCATTCGAACCAAGCTCCACCACCCCAGATTTCAGAGGAACAAAAACAACAGTTTGAAGACCAGCCACTTTCCCTAGAAATGATCTAGATTCTAATTGATTCAAACAACCGGCAACATCAGATGTCCAAATCAATTTACCAGATTTGAATGAACTCCCAGGACCACATGGCGAATCAAAACCGAATATGTAACACATTGAGGATAAGTAAAACATTAGCAAATCAGACAACCTATCCAGTCTTGCATAATTAGCCTCTTTCGACACACACCCACCAAAACAGGCATCAAGCTTCTGCAGCACCATCTTTCTAACCTCCTGCTCATCGTCTTTCCCCATTGAACTCCTCTTCCCTTTGGGATCACTGCAATGCCCGTCACCCCAAATCAAGGCAGAACCACCAGATTTCAAGCCAGCAACTTGCCAGAACACTGCATAGTTCCACTTGGAACCCTCAACAAGCTGGCACAACCTCTGACGGAGGGTGGAGTCAGCACCGACAGAAGGAGCAACAACGCTGGAAAAAACATTATTGGAAAGTGCTGAAATGAAAAACGCAACAGCCTCTGCACCTAACACAGACTCCAACACACCCTTGTCTTCTTCGTTCACACAAAACTTCTCCCCCATCATCTTTCTTCCTCCCTCCTACCTCATATACATCaagatcaaacaaaaatttctcaAAAAGTTTCACTGGGATTTCATCCAAGTTTAAATTTCCAAAACCCCAAAATTTGCATAATCAACCCTAAACTGAAACCCCTGAGAATATCCAACCAAACCCCACAAACTTCTGAAATTCATGACATGTGTCTTTCCAATTACATATAAAGGATGATTATCACCACCAGTCTAACTTAGTCTTGAGCTCCAGCTTAGTAGGTCGCAAACCCAATGAAAATTGTTTACCAGAACAAACAAATTCagcataaaaacaaaagaaaaaacagaattaCCTGAAGTATATTGATTTGGCGTGGTGTATAACGAATAGGGAGACAGAGAAACTTTGAACAGATATAAGATTTAGAAAAcctgagaaagagaaagaggttcCGTCTCAGATCTGGAATTATCAAACCTATttgttcttctttccttttgcttttttttttttttttcttttcttttactttgccTATTAAAGATTATTATTGCATGGTTCATGTATACGGTGGCACTAATATGTCCTCTAAAGTCTGAATAGAAAACATTGAACCACGAATATTCTTAAACTCaatatcttataaaattttaataataagattaaatacttttaatacttattaatctaaagaattttaataaaatttgcatTGTGTATCTTTATGAAGCAATAAAATTGTTTCAGAcgttaatttgtttgaattagtttttttaataatataaaaaacttacattAATCCTTAAAAGGTTTTCTTAATCTTACTAAATTTAAATGTGCCGCAAATTAACTCCTTTATGATTAAGAAAAAGTCATTTCCTATCATaggaatttaaattattaatttctgGGACATTAATCATAATAGACAAAAAGaacaattattattgttaaaaatttgattGGGAATCATGTGTACTAAATAAAGTGTGtacaccaaaataaataatctgAGATGTTGTGTTCTAGAGATTTCTATAATTAAGCTATCTATATTATAGCTAGTGTTCTCTTCATTCAATGCTCCTTACTCGactataacattttatatatttgcttCTAGGGTTGGGTAatggaaataaatatatttattttttattatatattttatgtaaatatttttaaactaaaataactattttatcaattttattttttaagtgatttttcttaatttaattcttttttatttgataattcttaaagcttaatttttttatattttaaattttactttttaggaaaagtaaaatgattaatttattaatttttaggaAAGTAAATACACATATATCTCTAAAATTGTATGATATTATCTATGTTTTAAGTGAATAGACCTATTTATCTAAGCGGGTCAGCTAGACTAAACTATCAGCTTTAATACCAATTGTAGAAAGGTAAACTTAGAAAGATTTTTATCTGAAAAAATATTGTATGCTTTGATCCAAACTATCAAAGATTTGTTTTTAGTAACattccttaaaaatatttataaataaagatgtCTCGTGTGTATATGAATTATGtatatctttttgttttatttaaggtgagacttttatttatttgtatcttaaacaataatttattttatttgaaatattttttgaagtttaattatttttataattaaaataattatttataataaaaaattacttccaaaaaattaaaatattgaaattatatttaattataaaaattatttatatttatttttataattataatttattaatttttaccttataaaaaaactaaacacatATAATTCCATATTACTCCTGTTATATTGagcgaaaaaaaaaactccataCAACAGAATTTTaagagaatttatttttattcaattagatattaaataacatattaaattgagttgcaatgcacttgtgaataaaataatatgttaaaattattttgtatctttcaaataatataataatttttaaaactattacattttaatgaattttcttatttaaagttaataatatttcaaattatttaataatgattaaattatttgataataaaattaaaaaattataatttaaattattatttagtttaatattctaaattagtttttacttaaatgtatcaaaatatttgttgttaaataatttgaataaaaatttaaaacaaaaattgataatatcatttattaaaatgataaaaattataaatttaaattagaatcactaatattaatatctaaaaaaaataaataactatataaatttattcataacaaaagacacattgattatttaatagtttagattgaatatataaagataattttaaacaacatagttttaattttttttaaaaattctaaaaagtatttcaaaattgaagactttttttttataaccatGGGTTAAAATGAAAGTTGaaatttgtaacatcccaataagttgcaaattataattattttaagagttaacaaaaataataataaagaacagtaaagtaaagaataagaaagtaagaagaagaaaacgtaATTATTACATGGAATTTGAAGTTGTACAAGAGATAAAATGTACATTGAGAGATCGAACGGTCTAAGATTCATATACTACCGAACGGCCTAAAACAAAAGACGTACCGAACGGTTTTACAGAATATAAAAGAATGTACGGTTATATACACAAGATAGTAATTAAAACCTAACTAAGGATCGGATGGTCCAACACTGTCCTCAGGTTGCTCCAACTGCAgggcttatgtaatttaattattccaAACTCACATTCATTCAAACATCACAGTAGTATAATCAAAACAACATTCCAATCATACATTCATCATACAAGTAATCGAAAGTAAGAACCAAACTTTTAACTATAAAGACCGACCACTTAGActctgtccggacggtatgaacaaTGTAGCTCGACGTTtttagcacccggtgtggtgtattAACTGGCATTCATacatcagctgccacccgaggttagtcctaaaATGACCATCCGGTCTTATGACATACCCATCACCTTTAGAacaattctttaatatatatatatatatatatatatatatatatatatgacacgTATTTTTAAGGAGATGATCGAACGGTCAAATATCGAGAAGAAAAACAGAGTATGTAAAAAGGTATTTTAGGAAGTGACGAACGGTCAAACACATAAGGGAACCGAGGACTTTTTAAGACCGAGCCAATATAGATAATTTATGAGAATGACCGAACAGTCAATCAACTGAGGAAACTTTAGTGATACCGAATACTATAAAACTCAGCCGAatgctttttaaaataaaagagttcTCTTCAATAGACCAAGtgccagtacaagaccgaacacccTTGGTAAAATCAAGTGTCAttataagaccgagcactcttCCAAAGAAATAGTGTTAATGTGAGACCAAGTACTTCAAAGACTAAGTGCTAGTCTAAGACTGAACACTTAAATGACCAAATAATGATTCATGACCGAGTACTTCAAGACCGAGTACTctttaaagaatattttgaataaaatcaaGGAGTACTTAGTCTATGATCGAGTACTTTAATGACCGAACGCTCAGTGTAAGACCGAacgtttttaaatatatagttaCATGTTTATATACTAAAACCGAGAGGGAAAACTATCTTGATTTGTGTGAAAGGCTAACTAAGCAAAGTAGTAAGGGACTCTATATAAACACTTATAAGACCGATCGGTCATCAACTGATTTCATACAGAAGAGGATCCAGTCAAGACCGAACGTCTTTGGGGAAAACCGAACAGTCCTAATGACCCTCGGTTTCAGATTCCAGAATTTCACTAAGTTAGAGAATTTATGACTACATACCCAACATCAAACATGTTATTCAAACAACATACAATATTTCAACATACaattaaaatcatcaaacatataCTTATTAAATCATGCATCCACTCATATgacataatcataattaaatctaGACCTCTAAGTTCTTGGCAGCAACTAACTCTATGGTTTCCAAAATCCAAGGTCTGATTGGTGGAGGCATCCATAGTTGcatcaaatacacaaaaatgGATTTAGAGAAATGAATTAACAAACACATGCAAGCTAAAAGGGTGCGTGCATGCAAGAAGACAAGGAACTTCAAAAGGGCATAAATACTTACCGGTTCAAATGGAAATCTGATCGGTGCAAAGGAAAACTCTTATCACCGGGAAGAATTAATCTAAAGATAGTTTGATGATCGGAGAAAGAGAATGAtcagaaatctagagagaaattcgaaggttttagagagaaggaggagaaaaatggTGTTTCTGGAAGATGAAGAGGAAAGGTTGCATGCAGAAAGTGGTGTCAGATTTAAAATCCCACTTTAAATACAACCCCCAAAAACCGAACGACCCATTTCCTGCTTGCCACCTGTTTTCCATTTTTTGGAAACCCACATTCCCTCTGCTACCACACGGTTTCCGAAGGGTGGAGAATTAAATACACTGCATGGCTTGTCTCCTACTTACATGGGAAATTTGGAGAAGCACGACATGTGTACTCCACTAAAATGGAGCATTAAATAGGACGTGACAAAATTCctaattattcttatttgaataaattacaaataatatgtTATCTGAATAGTAAacagttttatttaaataaatattatgaatacTATCTCATCTgaaatttcacaaaaattagacttataaatgataaatcacttgaaaaaaagttatatttgatGAAGGTTATTTGCAGGTTATAAAATcttccaaaaataaaagattttctaaatatttatgatttatacCAATTAGACTTTATAAAtgctaaatattttaatgttttattaaaaaaatttatgacttacatcaattatgattttttttagtattccttttcaaaattttaatgttttttttttttcaggtattttcttccaaaattttaatgttcttttttcttttaagttcttCTTTTAGAAGGTTTAATAGCCAACTTTGTTCTTAGTTTGGTTGTCAAatatcaatttagtccctcattacaaaagtgtttgaaatgaatctttagttttaaatttttgagtcaaagTAGTCCCTTCTGTTAAATATAACCTAATGGAGTTAACAGGGTGATGATCTGGCACCGGTTAGTGGTAACGTGTCATAATCCTTGCTGCGGTGTTAGAACCTAAGGTTTGTCTTCTACCTTCAACCTTAATTTCCATCAGGCATGAAACCCTAGCCATTGCCACTGTCGCACTGCCACGAAAACCATAAGCCGTCACCGCCTCGTTGTCGTTGTCGCGTCGCCACAAAAACCCTAAGCCAACCACCTTCACAACCCAACGAGAAGTGCAAGCCGCCACAAAGCCTTCAATCTCCATGACACACACTTCGCACCGCTACCATCATCATCACGCCGCATCTTCCATTGATGTCGTCAATCATAGGAAACCCAAGACGCCGCGAGTTTAGAGAC
This genomic interval from Vigna radiata var. radiata cultivar VC1973A chromosome 8, Vradiata_ver6, whole genome shotgun sequence contains the following:
- the LOC106772677 gene encoding transcription factor bHLH3, which codes for MMGEKFCVNEEDKGVLESVLGAEAVAFFISALSNNVFSSVVAPSVGADSTLRQRLCQLVEGSKWNYAVFWQVAGLKSGGSALIWGDGHCSDPKGKRSSMGKDDEQEVRKMVLQKLDACFGGCVSKEANYARLDRLSDLLMFYLSSMCYIFGFDSPCGPGSSFKSGKLIWTSDVAGCLNQLESRSFLGKVAGLQTVVFVPLKSGVVELGSNEVVSEEQGFVEMVKTAFGESSPGQTKVFPKIFGHELSLGDTKSQSITISFSPKVEDDPGFTSDSFEVQGLGLNHAYGNSSNGTLGDSSEGKMFPQLNQMMGGNFNAQARVPCLDLGNEDTSSIHADERKPRKRGRKPANGREEPLNHVEAERQRREKLNQRFYALRAVVPNISKMDKASLLGDAITFITDLQMKIKVLEAEKNMINNKDQRLSLPDMDFQEREDDTVVTVRCPLDTHPVSDVVKTFREHQIVAQDTNVSTTDDKIIHTFSIRTEGGEAAAIQLKEKLEAALSKN